The Astyanax mexicanus isolate ESR-SI-001 chromosome 4, AstMex3_surface, whole genome shotgun sequence genome segment ttttatattaataatacacaGTAATCAGTGCTTTAGAATTTCTCCAATAAGTAACCTAATATTTATTCATAGCTGTTATTCTAGTTCATATCTATGCAGTTTAATGCTATAATATCAGAGGAAGTTCTACTTTTATTCTTTTAAGAGCCACACCGTGAGATCTGCTGTAgttctgcaggtggagactgtctgACAGGGCGAGGCTCAGCTCTATCTCTAAACACGCCTAATGGAAATATGCAGCTGAATGGCTCCCAGAatgtctcgctactaagcaaccaGCGGAACGACGAAGAACCTCCAGGGTTGCCAATGTTGTTAAATTGTCAAGCTAAAACATGTTTCAAATCCGCAAAAATGCAATACACACGATGTTCAGGATGTCAACAAAATTAAGTGATTCACTCCAATATGTCCTAATAATAAAGTATGAAATAAAGTCCATATCTAAAATTTGTATAGtccaataataacaaaaaatggcatttaaatgtttttatctgCATCTGTgcattataaatgtgtttaatgatttttattatatattataatatatattttattatatgagCCTATGCAGTCAGAAAAGtaactaattaaaaaacaaacctGCAGGTTACGAACAGTCTCTTTATCCATACATATTCATACACTCGTGTGTTTTTACCACACTAACCCACTACTGCCTATATAGCACAACACTAATCAGGGAATATAGGAGCCATTCTACATTTCACAGCCACTTTTGTTTAAAATCctgcagtttttaaaaacagCACAATATTCAGAATTAAACACAGAACTGGATGTTTTCCACAGAGTCCACAGAAATGTATAAACTCTGCTTTACATATCTGGCAACTGGTTAAACTTATCTGAATGTAAAGTGAACTTCTGGTGGGGTAAGACAGTTTAGCAGAGTAAAGTATAATACAGTGTGATCTACAGGACAGAAAACATTGATAATTTGGGAAACAGCAGACATGTAAACATGTATCTCGTATCACAGCGtagcaggacttttattttgacagctagtTGGATTTCCGGAACAGAGCCAAAAaatctctagagaggagaataaCCACTTCAGAATGTCTTCCAGGTTTATTGGACTGTAGAGGGCGCTCCCGACTTGAGTCCAGTATGAACGAGATCCTATGTATGTTCAATAATCTTTATAGTAACTATTTCCTTATTTTCTCAAAACAGAACAATATGAAATTTCAGTACCAAACGCatcattaaagcttttaaactccagttatagaCCTTTAAAATGTGCTCTGGCTGTTACTACAGGATCACTATCCACTGAGCTCACAGTAGCAGAAATGAGCCTTTACTGACTAAAACCCGCTtgctgtagaaaaatggaaatatactggtaaaatgtatttactgttttactgaaGAACTTTGAtctactttataaaataaaagtaaaatcccAGACAAGTCGTTAGACActattttaaatgagagtttttagctatttagctccattcacctccattcattgaggactcactcgcgggctccctctagcgttcAGCAGGTATTTTCTGATATACCGGGGGAGACAGGGAGTGGGCGGGCTCTCCATAACCCGGCTGTAGCTGATCTTCGGGGGTCTACAGCTGGAGTGTTTTTGGAGCTTTGTTCTCCCACACCGCTGGAGGAACAGGATCAGcagaactacagaaggtatggagaagttcctctcttcaacacgctgttctacatttactcctagacccacagaaacacatcaacatcaaaagctgcagcatttaaacagCACAGACGCAGCTTCATCCAGGATCCGGTTGATGATCTTCTCCTAGTTAGCTCTGGTCAGCAGTCTGTCTGTGACCCACATGGATCCAGTTCACCTTTTAATCAGCATATAGACATATAGCTGCTCTCCAGGGTCGAGGCTGAGTCCTAGGTGGGCTGCAGTTCTGCAGTTGCTACGTTACCGTATCATTCATATGCAGCCCGGCTGCGTCATGTTTCTTTCACGGCACCATTTACGGCGCACTTCCTACAACCACTCaaaatacatttcattacattacatttagcgaaCGCGTTTATCCAATTCGACTTACGATAATAATGTACATTTAGGACATAAAGGTTCAAGGCAATATATTTTGGGCTGGGCCTAAGGAGACCGCCAAGGGGAACAGTGGGATAGAGGagaaaaggaggggaagaaggaaatgaggttagaagtggattagttagttagaggtgttaggagggtaagtgctctttaaatagctctgtctttaggaggtTCTTACAGATAGCAAGGGATGCTAAAtaagtgaatgaataaatgttttaataaataaacaaataaatgaatgttgaaattaataaatacatacagaAACAGACGCATGAAAATAGATTCCTGATATAAATTCAAGTGTGTACTTTTTCCATGACAAAATATATGTCTGAATGTAATTTTTTATCTATGCAATTAtctatgtgtgtatttatttattgatactATTCATTTTTCACCCTACATAAATATAAGCCTTAGGAAGGAGTCTATTCGGCAATCACCTTGTAGACAGGCAATAGTATGGCTTTGAATTTAATatgagcagcaaccggtagccagtagAGTAACATGCTCGTTTTGGCTGGTTTAAGACCAGGCGCTGCTGCGTTCTGGACCATTGAAGTGGTTTTACAACAAAGGCCTGGAGGCTTGTTAGTATAGCATCGCAGCAGTCGAGTTCACATACACTTTCTGatataaacataaaaagaaaaagacaagaaaatgAGTTCTATTTATCAGGTAAAGCACATATAGCTTTTCCTGCAACCTTAAAGTGTTAAAATTAACAGTTGCTCTTATTTAACGCTGTTGGGTGAACTCTTCCCCTTTTTCCCTTAGTTTGTCCTTCCAGCTAACTGGAAACATTTGATTAATTTATATGTCTGTAAATAGaaattattactaaaataaacataattgctTTAACAACTAaagttatgtttatttattatcagtgGATTTTGTACCACACCAAGAAGCAGGATATTACTATAGCTTTATccatttatttagatatttttgcTCTATATCATTATATGATGTAAAAacgtttttttatgttatttttttaaattattttattgcttttgttCTGTAGCTGTGATTCACATATGTGCCTTTCTGGCCCAGATCAGATTGGATTTGATGATGCACAGACAGATCTGTAACAGACTCTATTATAATGCACAATCACTATTGGATCCAGGCTAAATTTGAAAAACTGTGCCGACTGTAACGCTGGTTTgccaaagaaaaaacacaccaggATCAGACTTGCCGATATCATATTTAATTCTTTTAATTCAGATTCCAAATTCCATTCTGACTGTAGTTGCTGCCGTTTGACCGTTGAGTTGTGTGGCCGTAGATGGCACTATTTCTCAGTTTCTATTTTACAAGCACGAGTGCTTTACGTTTAACTGCAGAGCTACGCCATCGCGctttcattttttcattcttAAGGGTTTGAATTCGGGGAGACACCTTTGCTAATATAACAAAAGCCCACCCTATactgacttagaacaacatttgtggattTACAGCTAAACTACAGGTCAATTtataacctaaacatgttactccatattactgttttcagaaaaaaatatgcgCGCAGTGTCCGAATTATATATGCCAATAAGTGATGTGTGAACTCAATGGtgacctaatatttaaaataatataacaacggatttggttattattattattattattattatttttttttttttttttattattattagtatgtaTTCAGTTGCATACTTACATTTCCTCCACTGTTAAAAAATCAGTAgtgttgtgtatttttaattttttgttttctatAATGCTGCATAATGctgaaataaaatgacaaaatctgaaaaaactacacaataaaggCACTTCTTACTATGGTGTTCTTTTATAAAAACAGAgtgtaactttacatttcatagtgattttttaaatctaatatacagttgaggacgatattattagcccccttacaaaatagtccttgttttctaaggattttccaagtgatattaaccagagcaaaataaactaaacacagcttttttagacatcgtagttttattttggatgcttacactatattgtattccactcagaaatgaagatattacacaaaacacaaaaactatcagggtcaaaattattagccccccacatcctaatagttaattgtgtatcctttttgctggattactgcctgcagacgtttgttgtagtttacaacaagtctctcacacttcatttgaggaatcctggcccattcttctttggcaaatctctcaagttcctctagattcgatggttgtcttgcatggacatttttctttaggtcaccccacagattttctattggatttaagtcagggctttgtgcaggccattcaatgacattcactttggtcatctggagatagttcttcaccaggagggatgtgtgtttaggatcattgtcatgttggaaaatgaagtgacgtctcagacccagtttcacagctgactgcttaaggttctctttcaaaatagtcacatttttctttattcatgattccatccaccttgacaagatttccagttccagatgcactgaagcatccccatagcataatactcccaccaccatgcttcactgtggggatggtgttctttgggttgaatgcctgtcctttttttctccaaacataagcagtgtccctgtggccaaagagctctagtttagtctcatcagaccataagacacacttccagtatgaataatttttctccaggttgtcccgagcatacttaagtcttgcttgaaggtgcctcttcctcaaaagtggagtttttcttggtctgcacgctcgcaggtcattcctgtgcagagctctagtgatggtcttcttagagactatgattcctgatgtggccaagtcatttgccagtgccttggaagttaatctggggtctctagacacatttctcactagtattctttccagtctctctgaaatctttctctttctacctctgccaggcttgttctgcactgtgttgCTGTCTTTGAATCTCTGAATGATGCCTCTCACTCCAGTTCTTGACACTTGGAAACGCTTGGATATCTTTGTATATgcctctcctgctttgtgtgcatcaataattctttttctcaggtccaaactgatttcctttgtttttggcatgttgcttcctcaactgccagctccataatgaggcttttataccatgttttaacttaaatgagttaattaacttaacttaattgagtgcagtcatctgtttcacctgatcacctttatgcacatcacctgagaaggtaaagcacatcactgcacaaaagtggcttgtgtgatgacttaataaatgttaatttcttaaagggggctaataataatgtccctggtcattttagcttattcttacataataatattttggtgcacaaatataaatattttggtccttctaatgaaaaattgtatgttcagaaatgctctgttagaactgccttgctctgctaaaaaggatcttgccagaatcttgaggagacttaaaatttcataggggggctaataatatcgtcctcaactgtatatgttagataacccaaacccccCTAGTCTGTTAGCAGACATTATCCAAAAGctattttttattgcagtatattgtaatggttgcgattcattgctctaaTCACTGACCTCGCTTGCAAAGTGGGCGCAAACTCCCTGACGCCCAATGAGGCGAGAGCCCTGTCAGTAAGGCTGAACAGGGATCTGAACTCAAGCGTAAACAAAGTGAAAGAAAGCATAACAACGGAGCCCCTTGCTCACATGCTAACGTTTTTTCATTACTACCCTTAAACGATTTTTAAATtaagaggatccagtgatgtttaggagtaaaatgtatacagaaataaatgtacatggTTCTGAAcaaatttatttaccacagaatgcgATAGAGGCCAGTTTTGAgaagcccattcattttcctcataggcaaaaaacgcttagacacggaagccataCAAGGACTACACAATGACGCATGAATTTAGTGGTCTATTAGGGGCCCCTATGCCAAGACCGCTTTGTCTAGAAACTGAGAAATAGAAACCTTTGCGGTCACACAAATTGAGTCACAGAAGTCGGTGTAACAATACCGACTCAGAGAAAATGGAAACTTGTTAAGTAGCTAAATGTAAATGAGTTAACGTATATTGCCTAAAATCGAGGATCCTCTTGTTGTAGCTCTTTCTGCAGTAAGCTGTCACCACTGACCTTTCTACAGATATTTTTTGCAGTGGTTGCCTGCTGACAGCCTACTGCAGAAAGAGCTATAACTTTATATTATAATTCCCATGGATTCCCATGGATTCCCATGGATTAGAATGTGTTCCAGTAGTTGTGTTCACAAAGTGCAATTCTAAAGTTAACCaagttttttctttgtctttttcagaaAATGCAAACTATTCCTAGTCTTCTCCTAAAATGTATCACCACAAACAACCTAGAAATGTTTAACtactgaaagaggtgaagcacaaggcatccagaagaatctccagtaCCTGCTACAGTAGTTTGCTACatctcacaaaaaaaaatgaagccaagtccGGGCAAGGAGGAATTTCACCACTCTGAGAGCAGTTTTACTAAAGAGAGTGATCTCAATCTACAACAGTGCATTCATACAgaagagaaaccacatcactgctcagactgtgggaagagttttaatcaactgggtaatctcaaaaaacacctgctcattcacacaggagaaaaaccttaTCACTGCTTACACTGTGAGAGCAGTTTTACTAGACtgggtgatctcaaaaaacaccagcgaattcacacaggagagaaaccgtatcactgctcagactgtgggagcagttttactgcacagagtgatctcagaaaacaccagcgcattcacacaggagagaaaccgtatcactgctcagaatgtgggaagagttttaatcaactgggcaatctcaaaaaacacctgcgcattcacacaggagagaaaccgtatcactgctcagagtgcgggagcagttttactacacagagtgatctcaacaATCACCACCGAATTCACACTGgtgaaaaaccgtatcactgctcagactgtgggagcagttttactacacagagtgatctcaaaaaacaccagcgtgttcacacaggagagaaaccgtatctaTGCTCTGAGTGTGGTAAGAGTTTTAATCAATTGGGTAATCTCAGAAAacacctgcgcattcacacaggtgaaaaaccgtatcactgctcagactgtgcaagcagttttactacacagagtgatcttaaaaaacaccagagaattcacacaggtgagaaaccgtatcactgttcagactgtgggagcaGTTTTACTACAAAGAGTGATCTAAAAAAACacaagcacattcacacaggacagaaacctcatcactgctcagactgtgggaagagctttaatcgactgaATCATCtcaaactacaccagcgcattcacacaggagagaaaccgtatcagtgctcagactgtgggaagagttttaatcaactgggCAATCTCAAATTACAtctgcgcattcacactggagagaaaccatatcattGCTTAGAGTGTGGCAGTAGTTTTACGACACAGAGTTATCtcaaactacaccagcgcattcacacaggagagaaaccgtattactgtgcAGAATGTGGGAGCAGTTTTACTACACAAAGTGATCTCAAAAGacacctgcgcattcacacaggagagaaaccgtatcactgctcagactgtgggaagtgttttaatcaactgagtcatctcaaactacaccagcgcgttcacactggggtgaaaccatatcactgcacAGAGTgttggaagagttttactacacaacgTCGGTTCTTGgaacaccagcgtattcacacaggggagaaaccatatcactgctcagactgcgggaataGTTTTAGGTATTCGAAAATGTTAATGGCACACAAGTGCACTAAGAGCAGTCATTGTCCCAATGGCAGTCCCAACACAGATCCAAAAATGGACTGAAGGCACAATTGAGGGCAAACAGACATGTTTTACAAATTGTGCATCCTTGAGAGTTATGCTGTAATAATCTATACCTAATAATATGTAATTTCTTTAGCTGTGTTGAGAATGTTGTTTAGCAGGCGATGTAAAAGTTCTGCTGAAGGCTGTTATCAAGACTCTTTTGCTGTTTTGCTCAGAATAAACATATGAGCTAATTCTGAAGAGTATGTATGAACCATGAGTACTGTACTTGTAAACCAGTGAACAGGAAGCAGATGTATTTGattcttttatttgcatataattTACACAAATGTATAATTGCTTGATTGAGCCTGTGTTACTTTTAGGAGAGAGGTTCTCTTAACCTCTCAATTTGCTTTTAAATGTGTTGACCAGTTGAAAAAAATTTTCTCCATTTTACTTTAACTTGCTTTTCTTGTGTGTACCTAAaatctgtaaaaagaaaatgtactTTACATCGAATAAAGACACAAACCAATTTCAACTATTTCCAGCTACAGAGTTTATATAACTTAATAAACAATAGGGTATTAAGGCTTTAAAGAGGATGCGAGGCATGCTTGATAGtcaagaaataaaagttaaaaaaatgatCCTTACTTCAT includes the following:
- the LOC103043686 gene encoding zinc finger protein OZF-like — protein: MKPSPGKEEFHHSESSFTKESDLNLQQCIHTEEKPHHCSDCGKSFNQLGNLKKHLLIHTGEKPYHCLHCESSFTRLGDLKKHQRIHTGEKPYHCSDCGSSFTAQSDLRKHQRIHTGEKPYHCSECGKSFNQLGNLKKHLRIHTGEKPYHCSECGSSFTTQSDLNNHHRIHTGEKPYHCSDCGSSFTTQSDLKKHQRVHTGEKPYLCSECGKSFNQLGNLRKHLRIHTGEKPYHCSDCASSFTTQSDLKKHQRIHTGEKPYHCSDCGSSFTTKSDLKKHKHIHTGQKPHHCSDCGKSFNRLNHLKLHQRIHTGEKPYQCSDCGKSFNQLGNLKLHLRIHTGEKPYHCLECGSSFTTQSYLKLHQRIHTGEKPYYCAECGSSFTTQSDLKRHLRIHTGEKPYHCSDCGKCFNQLSHLKLHQRVHTGVKPYHCTECWKSFTTQRRFLEHQRIHTGEKPYHCSDCGNSFRYSKMLMAHKCTKSSHCPNGSPNTDPKMD